The Tautonia marina genome has a window encoding:
- a CDS encoding aldo/keto reductase, which produces MDHDSTQSTDRRQFLQAGAFASAAVVGAASGTRSQEVAPPAEAAFPRRPLGKTGVEVTMLNQGAIRGPSYDRLLRFAFASGIRMFDTARVYGTEGNLRRWFEQAPEVRKQIFLVTKDTPRTPKDLIEQLDRRLEALGTDFIDLFFIHGLGDDHSLDDAINMVSSQEFKETAETIRKSGKARFVGFSTHHKDRPQILQAAAKAGHVDAIMLQYRPWLDKDAPLNRAIDACWEQGIGLISMKQIAGQFFGDAPQGNILDDVVERVPTLKERNLTPFQGLLHAIWSDERISSVCCSMRNTEQIRENVDAAQRFEPLETADLNRLRDATLAHGPTLCANCDGRCSLAAGTRAALGDLTRFLTYSRNLGDRTEARRQYARLSAEARDWSHADLSAAQAACPEHLDFARLLPEIDRHLT; this is translated from the coding sequence ATGGACCACGACTCGACTCAATCGACCGACCGTCGTCAATTTCTCCAGGCAGGTGCATTCGCATCCGCCGCGGTTGTGGGCGCCGCCTCGGGAACTCGATCGCAGGAGGTCGCTCCCCCCGCAGAGGCAGCGTTCCCTCGACGCCCGCTCGGAAAGACAGGGGTCGAGGTCACCATGCTCAATCAAGGAGCCATTCGAGGACCGAGCTACGACCGACTCTTACGCTTCGCCTTTGCCAGCGGCATCCGCATGTTCGACACGGCTCGTGTTTATGGAACAGAAGGCAACCTGAGACGATGGTTCGAACAAGCCCCTGAAGTGCGCAAGCAGATTTTCCTCGTCACCAAGGACACGCCACGTACTCCGAAAGATCTGATTGAGCAGCTCGACCGCCGGTTGGAGGCGCTCGGAACCGACTTCATCGATCTCTTCTTTATCCATGGACTGGGAGATGATCACTCGCTCGACGACGCCATCAACATGGTTTCAAGCCAGGAGTTTAAAGAAACCGCCGAAACGATCCGAAAGTCTGGGAAAGCGCGATTTGTCGGCTTTTCCACTCACCACAAGGACCGTCCGCAGATTCTCCAGGCAGCCGCCAAGGCGGGGCATGTCGATGCCATCATGTTGCAGTACCGTCCCTGGCTCGACAAGGATGCCCCACTCAACCGCGCGATCGACGCCTGCTGGGAGCAAGGAATCGGCCTGATCTCCATGAAGCAGATCGCCGGCCAGTTCTTCGGTGATGCTCCGCAAGGTAACATCCTGGATGACGTTGTTGAGCGCGTCCCGACCCTCAAGGAGCGCAACCTCACCCCGTTCCAGGGACTTCTTCATGCCATCTGGAGTGACGAACGGATCAGCAGTGTTTGCTGTTCCATGCGGAATACCGAACAAATTCGCGAAAACGTTGATGCCGCCCAGCGTTTCGAACCCCTGGAAACTGCCGACCTCAACCGATTACGAGACGCCACCCTCGCTCATGGCCCGACCCTCTGCGCGAACTGCGACGGCCGATGCTCTCTTGCCGCCGGCACTCGTGCCGCCCTCGGCGATCTCACCCGCTTCCTTACCTATTCCCGGAACCTGGGCGATCGCACTGAGGCTCGCCGCCAGTACGCCCGCCTCTCTGCGGAGGCCCGAGACTGGTCCCACGCCGACCTCTCCGCCGCCCAGGCTGCCTGCCCGGAGCATCTCGACTTCGCCCGCCTGCTCCCCGAAATCGACCGGCACCTAACCTGA
- a CDS encoding prephenate dehydrogenase — MTIVGVGLIGGSIGLALKSRGLADRVIGLGRDTERLDEAKRLGTIDEGTTELHDAVDQADIVVVCTPTDRIADDVRRLAAASRPEVLITDAGSTKRRIVDAVERDDRARRVFVGAHPLAGSERRGAAASRADLLDGRVCALTPTNRTPSDRFSRAESFWSAIGCRTVTLDPDAHDEALARTSHLPHVVAAALALSIPAEHLSLAAGAYRDGTRVAASDPDLWVAIFLENPEHLRSALEDFQETLDRFKDALQRGDRDELRSLWSDAKALRGRFDPPPRH; from the coding sequence GTGACGATTGTCGGAGTCGGTCTGATTGGGGGATCAATCGGACTGGCCCTCAAGAGCCGAGGCCTGGCGGATCGGGTGATCGGTCTGGGCCGTGACACAGAACGGCTCGACGAGGCAAAACGGCTGGGAACGATTGACGAAGGGACGACCGAACTTCATGACGCTGTCGATCAGGCTGACATCGTCGTGGTTTGCACGCCGACCGACCGGATTGCGGACGATGTCCGACGACTTGCGGCCGCAAGTCGTCCCGAGGTTCTGATTACGGACGCCGGCAGTACCAAGCGTCGGATTGTCGATGCCGTCGAGCGCGATGATCGAGCACGTCGTGTGTTTGTCGGAGCCCATCCCCTTGCGGGCTCGGAGCGTCGAGGGGCCGCCGCGTCGCGAGCCGACTTGCTCGACGGACGGGTCTGCGCCTTAACTCCCACGAATCGAACGCCTTCGGACCGGTTCAGCCGGGCCGAATCGTTCTGGTCGGCAATCGGTTGTCGAACCGTCACTCTCGACCCCGATGCCCACGACGAAGCCCTGGCCCGGACCAGTCACCTTCCTCATGTCGTTGCCGCGGCGTTGGCGCTAAGTATCCCGGCTGAGCATTTGTCACTGGCAGCAGGGGCCTATCGAGACGGAACTCGGGTGGCCGCATCGGACCCAGACCTCTGGGTCGCGATTTTTCTTGAGAATCCAGAACATCTTCGATCGGCCCTTGAGGACTTTCAAGAAACGCTCGATCGCTTCAAAGATGCCCTTCAACGTGGCGACCGAGACGAGCTCCGATCACTCTGGAGTGACGCGAAGGCACTGCGAGGGCGATTTGACCCTCCGCCTCGTCATTAA